From a region of the Terriglobia bacterium genome:
- a CDS encoding NAD(P)H-dependent oxidoreductase subunit E, which translates to MYFSEEFEKRFAEMKTHYPTQRAVLVPTLLYAQDEVGYLSDEVITEIAGRVGLTELEVRNVISYYSMLRTKPAGKYNVQVCTNVSCLVRGGEEIYEHCKKKLGIGHKGVTNDGMFSLEEVECIGACSWAPAMQVNYDFHENLTDEKVDQILDGYRKKG; encoded by the coding sequence ATGTATTTCTCTGAAGAATTCGAAAAGCGTTTCGCCGAAATGAAGACGCACTACCCGACGCAGCGGGCGGTGCTGGTTCCCACGTTGCTCTATGCACAGGATGAAGTTGGCTATCTCTCCGACGAGGTGATCACGGAGATTGCCGGGCGGGTGGGCTTGACGGAGTTGGAAGTTCGCAACGTCATTTCTTATTACTCGATGCTGCGGACGAAGCCGGCCGGCAAGTACAACGTGCAGGTATGCACGAACGTCAGTTGCCTGGTTCGCGGTGGCGAAGAGATTTACGAGCACTGCAAGAAGAAACTCGGCATCGGGCACAAGGGCGTTACGAATGACGGCATGTTCTCCCTGGAAGAGGTCGAGTGCATTGGCGCGTGCTCATGGGCGCCGGCAATGCAGGTGAACTACGACTTCCACGAGAACCTGACGGATGAAAAAGTCGATCAGATTCTGGACGGGTATCGGAAAAAAGGATAG
- a CDS encoding NADH-quinone oxidoreductase subunit M, with product MSSLENLNHIILTLVTFLPAAGAVLLLFFPRRDRDIRWFALGISIITFFVSLHLPARFVAHQPGFQFEQNVQWISTPNIHYHLGIDGISMWLVVLTTLLVPFCVMISWHSIHERVKEFFILLLLLESAMIGVFMALDLFLFYFFWEATLIPMALLIGMYGHERRIYAAVKFFLYTMIASVFMLAAILWLYAKTGTFEFTKLQQMIQAGQVPGFAGAATLLFLGFFIAFAVKVPLFPLHTWLPDAHVEAPTAGSVLLAGVLLKMGTYGLLRFNLGLFPEQSRQNQGWIIALAIVGIIYGALVAMVQPNMKKLIAYSSVSHLGFVVLGIFSFTQLGIDGAVYQMLNHGISTGALFILAGIIYERRHTYDLKQYGGLATPMPVYATFFLIITLSSIGLPLMNGFVGEFLVLSGAFQAKAIFGILAASGVIWSACYMLWMYQRVFYGNVTVPVNNSLPDLDNRERTTLWPLALLALVMGIWPAAWMNSIDAAVTRSVQQVIGAPVQARNGPVAIGAAGSGAVKTVAEVNGR from the coding sequence ATGAGCAGCCTAGAGAATTTGAACCATATCATCCTCACGCTCGTGACGTTCTTGCCCGCTGCGGGCGCGGTATTGCTATTGTTCTTCCCGCGGCGCGATCGCGACATTCGGTGGTTCGCCCTTGGCATCTCGATCATCACATTCTTTGTTTCTCTGCACTTGCCGGCGCGGTTTGTTGCGCATCAGCCTGGCTTCCAGTTCGAGCAGAACGTGCAATGGATCAGCACACCGAATATTCACTACCACCTGGGCATCGACGGTATCTCCATGTGGCTGGTGGTACTGACCACTCTTCTGGTGCCCTTCTGTGTCATGATTTCGTGGCACTCGATTCACGAGCGGGTGAAGGAATTCTTCATTCTGCTGCTGCTGCTTGAGTCGGCCATGATCGGCGTCTTCATGGCGCTGGACCTCTTCCTGTTCTACTTCTTCTGGGAAGCGACGCTGATACCGATGGCCCTACTCATCGGAATGTACGGCCACGAGCGGCGGATTTATGCGGCGGTAAAGTTCTTCCTGTACACGATGATTGCCTCGGTCTTCATGCTGGCCGCGATCTTGTGGCTGTACGCGAAGACTGGGACATTCGAGTTCACTAAATTGCAGCAGATGATCCAGGCTGGACAGGTTCCAGGATTCGCTGGGGCGGCGACGCTTCTCTTCCTCGGCTTCTTCATCGCCTTTGCCGTCAAAGTTCCGCTCTTCCCCCTGCACACGTGGTTGCCGGACGCGCACGTGGAAGCGCCAACCGCCGGTTCCGTCCTGCTCGCCGGCGTTCTACTGAAGATGGGTACGTACGGCCTGTTGCGATTCAACCTCGGACTATTCCCCGAGCAGTCGCGGCAAAACCAGGGTTGGATCATCGCGCTAGCTATTGTGGGTATTATCTACGGCGCGCTCGTCGCGATGGTTCAGCCGAACATGAAGAAACTGATCGCGTATTCGTCGGTCAGCCACCTGGGCTTTGTCGTACTCGGCATCTTCAGCTTCACCCAGTTGGGGATCGATGGCGCGGTGTACCAGATGCTGAACCACGGCATCTCGACCGGCGCATTGTTCATCCTCGCTGGCATCATCTACGAGCGCCGCCACACTTACGATCTGAAGCAGTACGGCGGACTGGCGACGCCAATGCCGGTGTACGCGACGTTCTTCCTCATCATTACGCTGTCGTCGATCGGTCTGCCGCTTATGAACGGATTCGTCGGCGAGTTCCTGGTTCTGAGCGGTGCATTCCAGGCGAAGGCGATTTTCGGAATCCTGGCGGCGAGCGGAGTGATCTGGTCAGCCTGCTACATGTTGTGGATGTATCAGAGAGTCTTCTACGGAAATGTTACGGTCCCGGTGAATAATTCCCTTCCCGATCTTGATAACCGCGAACGGACGACGTTGTGGCCACTCGCACTGCTGGCCCTCGTTATGGGCATCTGGCCGGCTGCATGGATGAACTCCATCGACGCGGCCGTAACCAGAAGCGTACAGCAGGTGATAGGAGCACCGGTGCAAGCAAGGAATGGACCCGTGGCAATCGGCGCCGCCGGGAGTGGCGCGGTGAAAACTGTCGCGGAGGTGAATGGACGATGA
- the nuoG gene encoding NADH-quinone oxidoreductase subunit NuoG: protein MADAPKLVNITVDGKQLSVPAGTLLIEACKSVGIEVPSFCYYPGLSLQGACRMCLVEIEKMPKMQTACTTPVAEGMVVRTESEKVVQARKSMLELLLANHPLDCPVCDAGGECELQDMTFKYGAAESKFIDIKSHRDEQQWSPVVYFDRPRCILCYRCVRVCGEGMDVWALGVQNRGQSSIIAPNKGDHLECEECGMCIDICPVGALTSGSYRYKTRPWEMNHVGTVCTHCGDGCLTTLGVRRADTGTEIVRGDNRDKSGINGDFLCVKGRYAFDFTNSKQRITTPMIRKDGELVPSTWNEALELVGRTFREIKEKDGGKALGVIGSNRTTNEENYLLQKFARVVLGTNNIDHHRTADYATFAKAISGNKAQTATMRDVFNAPAVLLIGNDPTEQHPLLAWQIRNNVRLHRSKFYVVNSQPIKLRRQASTFVQVPTGAEGAFARYIAGEDGAVDSIASASLTQDQLASLRDNLKGEQNLVVIFGSEIRGMDIEALVAFNPGAKFVCLGDYANSRGAADMGLLPDLLPGYAPISGNTAYHKEWPSIPAERGLSIPEMFEAAKAGKLKGLLVVGSNPIARYGVDPYVLHGSFVVVQDMFLTETAMAADVVLPVLNAYEKSGTFTNTCGDLQKLKKAGETSSAKSDFEIVVRIALAMGFDVHGLVAFGHGTRADMGQSRGAQSGEADRHAVWLDAHGLEPKMSPFDAMAVLDEIQRLVPGYDVSRINLLSGNDEPTKLVQIDLGNYQSRTDLVVPSNDSLFTSGTLGRYSNTLNSVIESKMPDAKAPTDSEVMAD, encoded by the coding sequence ATGGCTGACGCACCGAAGTTGGTAAACATCACGGTAGACGGTAAGCAACTCAGCGTTCCGGCGGGCACACTGCTGATTGAGGCGTGCAAGAGCGTCGGGATCGAGGTGCCCTCGTTCTGTTACTACCCCGGACTCTCGCTGCAGGGCGCGTGCCGCATGTGCCTGGTCGAGATCGAGAAAATGCCCAAGATGCAGACGGCGTGTACGACGCCGGTGGCCGAGGGCATGGTGGTCCGCACCGAAAGCGAAAAAGTCGTACAGGCGCGCAAGAGCATGCTGGAACTGCTGCTCGCCAACCATCCGCTCGATTGCCCGGTTTGCGACGCGGGCGGTGAATGCGAACTCCAGGACATGACGTTTAAGTACGGCGCCGCGGAGTCGAAGTTCATCGACATCAAGAGCCATCGCGACGAGCAGCAGTGGTCGCCGGTGGTGTACTTCGACAGGCCTCGCTGCATTCTTTGCTATCGCTGCGTGCGCGTTTGCGGCGAAGGCATGGACGTTTGGGCGCTCGGCGTGCAGAACCGTGGGCAGAGTTCGATTATTGCTCCGAACAAAGGCGACCACCTGGAATGCGAAGAGTGCGGCATGTGCATCGACATATGCCCGGTTGGTGCATTGACCAGTGGCTCCTACAGATATAAGACGCGTCCGTGGGAGATGAACCACGTCGGCACCGTGTGTACGCACTGCGGCGACGGATGCCTGACAACCTTGGGCGTGCGGCGCGCCGATACTGGCACGGAGATCGTGCGCGGCGATAACCGCGACAAGAGCGGTATCAATGGCGATTTTCTGTGCGTCAAGGGCCGCTACGCGTTCGACTTCACCAACAGCAAGCAGCGCATCACCACTCCGATGATTCGGAAGGACGGCGAACTGGTACCCTCGACCTGGAACGAGGCGCTGGAACTGGTCGGGCGCACGTTCCGCGAGATCAAGGAGAAGGACGGCGGGAAGGCGTTGGGCGTGATCGGATCGAACCGGACGACCAACGAAGAGAATTACCTATTGCAGAAGTTCGCGCGCGTGGTGCTGGGGACGAACAATATCGACCACCATCGCACCGCGGATTACGCGACGTTCGCGAAAGCGATTTCCGGGAACAAAGCCCAGACAGCGACGATGCGCGATGTCTTCAACGCGCCGGCCGTGCTACTGATCGGCAACGATCCTACGGAGCAGCATCCGCTGCTGGCCTGGCAAATTCGCAACAACGTTCGGCTGCATCGCTCCAAGTTCTACGTGGTGAATTCGCAGCCAATTAAGCTGCGCCGGCAGGCGTCGACCTTCGTGCAGGTTCCGACTGGAGCGGAAGGGGCTTTCGCGAGGTATATTGCTGGCGAAGACGGCGCCGTGGATTCGATCGCGAGCGCTTCCCTTACCCAAGATCAGCTTGCTTCATTGCGCGACAACCTGAAGGGCGAACAGAACCTTGTCGTTATCTTCGGCTCGGAGATTCGCGGCATGGATATCGAGGCGCTGGTGGCGTTCAATCCCGGCGCGAAGTTTGTATGCCTCGGTGATTATGCCAACTCTCGCGGCGCGGCCGACATGGGTCTGCTGCCCGACCTGCTTCCCGGCTATGCACCGATTTCCGGCAACACGGCTTATCACAAGGAGTGGCCATCGATTCCAGCCGAGCGCGGTTTAAGCATCCCCGAGATGTTCGAGGCAGCAAAGGCAGGAAAGCTTAAAGGTTTGTTGGTAGTGGGTTCGAATCCGATCGCACGTTATGGTGTCGATCCCTATGTGCTCCACGGGTCCTTCGTTGTGGTACAGGATATGTTTTTGACCGAGACAGCGATGGCCGCGGACGTTGTGCTTCCGGTGCTGAACGCGTATGAGAAGTCCGGCACGTTTACGAATACCTGCGGCGATCTCCAGAAGTTGAAGAAGGCCGGGGAGACGAGTTCGGCAAAGAGCGATTTCGAAATTGTCGTGCGGATTGCACTGGCGATGGGCTTCGATGTTCACGGGTTAGTTGCTTTCGGCCACGGAACGCGGGCCGATATGGGGCAGTCGCGTGGCGCGCAATCGGGTGAGGCCGATCGTCACGCGGTCTGGCTCGATGCGCACGGGTTGGAACCGAAGATGTCGCCCTTCGATGCGATGGCGGTGCTGGATGAGATTCAACGCCTCGTTCCGGGTTACGACGTGTCGCGCATCAACCTGCTCTCCGGAAACGATGAGCCCACTAAATTGGTTCAGATCGATTTAGGCAACTACCAGTCGCGCACGGATCTTGTAGTCCCGTCCAACGACAGTCTATTCACCTCCGGAACCCTCGGGCGCTACTCGAATACACTGAACTCGGTAATCGAGAGCAAGATGCCGGACGCGAAGGCGCCGACGGATTCGGAAGTGATGGCGGATTAA
- the nuoH gene encoding NADH-quinone oxidoreductase subunit NuoH — protein MTNAITFILTAIVKILITIFVLLTAVAYTVWLERKVVGRMQNRWGPSRVGPFGLLQPLADGLKFIFKEDLTPPYVHQFIYILAPMLAVVMALTAIALVPIGPAITFGGVTTPIQITGVMNAQGHSTDIGIGLLILLGITSISVYGVSLAGWSSNSKYSLLGSLRASAQMVSYEIALGLSLVGVLITSGTFSLRKIVEQQQGAFWHWNIFGHWQFIAFFIYIMAAYAETNRIPFDLPEAETELVAGYHTEYSSMKFAMFFMAEYANMITVACVASVIFLGGWSGPVWGPPLAQSLIPIFWFLLRVFFFIFLYIWIRGTLPRFRYDQLMGFGWKFLLPLAIANIVITAFVVAVKG, from the coding sequence ATGACCAACGCAATTACATTCATACTGACGGCCATCGTGAAAATCCTGATCACGATCTTCGTGCTGCTGACGGCAGTCGCATATACGGTCTGGCTGGAACGCAAGGTCGTGGGCCGGATGCAGAACCGATGGGGTCCTTCGCGCGTGGGCCCGTTCGGACTACTGCAGCCGCTGGCTGACGGCTTGAAGTTCATCTTCAAGGAAGACCTCACGCCACCGTACGTCCACCAATTCATTTACATCCTCGCGCCGATGCTCGCGGTCGTGATGGCGCTTACGGCAATTGCACTTGTACCGATTGGACCGGCGATTACCTTTGGTGGCGTTACTACGCCGATTCAGATTACCGGTGTAATGAATGCCCAGGGACACAGCACCGATATCGGAATCGGGCTGCTGATCCTGCTTGGGATTACATCGATCAGCGTTTACGGCGTGTCTCTGGCGGGCTGGTCGTCGAACAGCAAGTACTCACTCCTGGGTTCGCTTCGCGCGAGCGCGCAGATGGTGAGCTATGAGATCGCGCTTGGGCTTTCGCTCGTAGGGGTATTGATTACTTCCGGCACGTTCAGCCTGCGGAAGATCGTCGAGCAGCAACAAGGTGCGTTCTGGCACTGGAACATTTTCGGGCATTGGCAGTTTATTGCTTTCTTCATTTACATCATGGCGGCCTACGCGGAGACGAACCGGATTCCCTTCGATCTGCCCGAGGCGGAGACCGAGCTTGTCGCGGGGTATCACACCGAATACAGCTCGATGAAGTTCGCGATGTTCTTCATGGCCGAATACGCGAACATGATTACCGTCGCCTGCGTGGCGTCGGTGATCTTTCTCGGCGGATGGAGCGGCCCAGTTTGGGGACCGCCACTGGCACAATCGCTGATTCCGATTTTCTGGTTCCTGCTGCGGGTGTTCTTCTTCATTTTCCTTTACATCTGGATTCGCGGCACGCTGCCGCGATTCCGTTATGACCAGTTGATGGGCTTCGGCTGGAAATTCCTGCTGCCGTTGGCCATCGCGAACATCGTGATTACCGCGTTCGTCGTCGCGGTGAAGGGCTAA
- the nuoL gene encoding NADH-quinone oxidoreductase subunit L: protein MTSHFWAYLWIIPLLPAAGAALNGLLGKRFSKPVVNAIALGSTGLAFAWALRVAIGFLAGGSQPIAEHYGTWIRAGAFSASFGLYLDQLSMVMLLVVTGVGFLIHIYSVGYMAHEGGYYRFFSYLNLFMFFMLTLVLADNYLLMFVGWEGVGLASYLLIGFYFLRQSAANAGKKAFITNRVGDFGFLIALFLLIKHFGTLQYGDVFQQVAQRFPGAEAAPGLLTAIAILMMVGAAGKSAQIPLYVWLPDAMEGPTPVSALIHAATMVTAGVYMVARSNPIFSRSPEALAVVAVIGAVTALFAATIGIAQTDIKRVLAYSTISQLGYMFLACGVAAYSAGIFHLMTHAFFKGLLFLGAGSVIHGVGGEQDMRNMGGLRKYMPWTFGVMFVATCAISGIPGFAGFFSKDEILWQAYSSPHGSWALWLVGVITAFITSFYMFRLLFMTFWGEYRGPLGAAHLTHETQPHGTHGSTEHAQHTHQVPIGGQQTVAHAPSTDESAHHGTPHESPWVMLAPLVVLAVLSIVGGWIGIGNRFENFLTPVVGQAQAGLATPAAGVEAATGHESAAENESEKTTESALMWTSIFLAFAGAGLAWLLYVKRRDLPTKISDKLGGVYAAVLNKYYVDELYYNVIIHPLVQGSTKVLWRGVDAGLIDGSVNNAAIGAQHASDNVRHMQSGNIRSYAGWVATGAAAILLYMIWMGTR, encoded by the coding sequence ATGACCTCACATTTCTGGGCATATTTGTGGATCATCCCCCTGCTGCCGGCGGCGGGTGCAGCCCTCAACGGCCTGTTGGGCAAACGGTTTTCGAAGCCGGTTGTGAATGCGATCGCGCTCGGCTCAACAGGGCTGGCGTTTGCATGGGCGTTGAGAGTTGCTATCGGATTCCTGGCGGGCGGATCGCAGCCGATTGCAGAACACTACGGAACCTGGATCCGCGCGGGCGCGTTCTCGGCGAGCTTCGGGCTCTATCTCGATCAGCTCTCGATGGTCATGCTGCTGGTTGTGACCGGGGTTGGATTCCTGATCCACATCTACTCTGTCGGGTACATGGCGCATGAGGGCGGGTATTACCGGTTCTTCTCGTATCTGAACCTGTTCATGTTCTTCATGCTCACGCTGGTGCTGGCGGACAATTACCTGCTTATGTTCGTCGGCTGGGAGGGCGTGGGCCTGGCGTCCTACCTGCTGATCGGGTTCTATTTCCTGCGGCAGTCGGCGGCGAATGCGGGCAAGAAGGCGTTCATCACGAACCGGGTTGGCGATTTCGGATTCCTGATCGCCCTCTTCCTGCTGATCAAACACTTTGGAACTCTGCAGTACGGAGATGTTTTCCAGCAGGTGGCGCAGAGGTTCCCCGGAGCGGAAGCCGCACCCGGATTGCTGACGGCGATCGCGATCCTGATGATGGTGGGTGCTGCCGGAAAATCGGCGCAGATTCCGCTGTATGTCTGGCTGCCGGATGCCATGGAAGGTCCGACCCCAGTCTCTGCACTGATCCATGCGGCGACGATGGTAACGGCCGGCGTCTACATGGTTGCGCGTTCGAATCCGATCTTCAGCCGGTCACCAGAGGCGTTGGCGGTAGTGGCAGTGATCGGCGCGGTGACGGCACTGTTCGCGGCAACGATCGGCATTGCGCAAACGGACATAAAGCGTGTGCTGGCGTATTCAACGATCTCGCAACTCGGCTATATGTTCCTGGCGTGCGGAGTGGCCGCGTACTCGGCCGGCATTTTCCACCTTATGACGCATGCGTTCTTCAAAGGACTGCTCTTCCTCGGCGCCGGTTCGGTGATACATGGCGTCGGCGGCGAGCAAGATATGCGGAACATGGGCGGGCTCAGAAAGTACATGCCTTGGACTTTCGGCGTGATGTTTGTCGCAACGTGCGCGATTTCAGGAATCCCGGGCTTTGCCGGATTCTTTTCGAAGGACGAAATCCTTTGGCAGGCATACAGCAGTCCGCACGGCAGTTGGGCGCTGTGGCTGGTCGGCGTGATCACGGCGTTCATTACCAGCTTCTACATGTTCCGCCTGCTCTTCATGACCTTCTGGGGTGAGTACCGCGGACCGCTTGGAGCGGCACACCTCACGCATGAAACTCAGCCGCACGGAACTCACGGTTCCACCGAACACGCGCAGCATACGCATCAAGTTCCAATAGGCGGACAGCAGACGGTTGCACATGCGCCCAGCACGGATGAATCGGCGCATCACGGAACGCCGCACGAGAGTCCGTGGGTGATGCTTGCGCCGCTGGTTGTTCTTGCCGTTCTCTCTATTGTGGGCGGGTGGATCGGCATTGGAAACAGATTTGAGAACTTCCTGACGCCGGTTGTCGGGCAAGCGCAGGCCGGCTTAGCGACACCAGCAGCAGGCGTTGAAGCGGCAACCGGCCACGAATCAGCGGCGGAAAATGAAAGCGAAAAGACAACGGAATCTGCACTGATGTGGACGTCTATTTTCCTGGCGTTTGCGGGCGCGGGCCTAGCGTGGCTCCTGTATGTCAAGCGGCGCGATCTGCCCACGAAGATTTCTGACAAGCTCGGCGGCGTGTACGCGGCGGTATTGAATAAGTATTACGTAGACGAACTGTATTACAACGTCATCATCCACCCGCTGGTGCAGGGCTCGACGAAAGTCCTGTGGCGCGGAGTGGATGCCGGACTGATCGATGGGAGCGTGAACAACGCCGCTATCGGCGCGCAACACGCTTCCGATAATGTCCGCCACATGCAATCCGGCAACATTCGCTCGTATGCCGGATGGGTCGCCACGGGAGCGGCGGCGATACTTCTCTACATGATCTGGATGGGAACGCGATGA
- the nuoK gene encoding NADH-quinone oxidoreductase subunit NuoK: MVPLVWYLLLSAFLFACGVCGFLIKRNIISIFMSIELMLNAVNLSFIAFSAHWSVIKGQPLLSGNIFVFFVMVVAAAEATVGLAIIIAIFRTRETLNVDRVNLLKL, translated from the coding sequence ATGGTTCCCCTGGTCTGGTACCTGTTGCTGAGCGCGTTCCTGTTCGCCTGCGGCGTGTGCGGATTCCTGATCAAACGCAACATCATCTCGATCTTCATGTCGATTGAGCTGATGTTGAATGCCGTGAACCTATCGTTCATCGCCTTCTCCGCGCACTGGAGCGTCATCAAGGGACAGCCGCTGCTCAGCGGCAATATTTTCGTATTCTTTGTTATGGTCGTCGCGGCAGCCGAAGCGACGGTCGGACTCGCAATCATCATTGCTATTTTCCGGACGCGTGAAACACTGAACGTCGACCGCGTGAACCTTTTGAAATTATGA
- the nuoF gene encoding NADH-quinone oxidoreductase subunit NuoF, whose product MAYLVSHPDEVKAISWRWGKGAENIDRYLELDGYKAVRKAIEMGPEAIINEMKASNLRGRGGAGFPTGMKWSFVPKESAKPKYILCNGDESEPGTCKDRLIFEHDPHSVIEGVMIAGLAVGAKKGYIYLRGEYRYLSVIMQKAIADAYAKGFLGKNIFGSGIDFDVYWHGGAGAYEVGEESALMESLEGKRGVPRIRPPFPAVVGLWGGPTVINNAETLASVPHILLMGGQKYAEIGTPKNGGTRLFCLSGNVEKPGVYELPMGYNLKKMIYEVAGGIWKGRNLKAVVPGGSSVPVLLANEIDVAADFDSMMKAGTMLGSGGVIVIDDHTCMVKFALRTIKFYQHESCGWCIPCREGTDWLKKTLIRFHAGGGIKKDIDNMAYLAENMLGRTFCPLGDAAAMPIIGFVKKFREEFEAHLEGRPCPYEDHGSDGEIPVLAQLPVLTR is encoded by the coding sequence ATGGCTTACTTGGTTTCACATCCTGACGAGGTCAAAGCGATCTCGTGGCGCTGGGGCAAAGGGGCGGAGAACATCGACCGCTACCTCGAACTCGACGGCTATAAGGCAGTGCGCAAAGCCATCGAGATGGGTCCCGAGGCGATCATCAACGAGATGAAAGCCTCGAACCTGCGGGGGCGCGGCGGCGCGGGCTTCCCAACCGGCATGAAGTGGTCGTTCGTCCCGAAAGAGAGCGCCAAGCCGAAGTACATCCTCTGCAACGGTGACGAGTCCGAGCCGGGAACCTGCAAGGACCGGCTGATCTTCGAGCACGATCCGCACTCGGTGATTGAGGGCGTGATGATCGCTGGGCTCGCTGTAGGCGCGAAGAAGGGCTATATCTACCTGCGTGGCGAATATCGCTACCTGTCGGTGATCATGCAGAAGGCGATCGCCGATGCGTATGCCAAAGGATTTCTCGGGAAGAACATCTTCGGCAGCGGGATCGACTTCGATGTTTACTGGCACGGCGGAGCGGGTGCGTACGAGGTTGGCGAAGAGTCGGCGCTGATGGAATCGCTGGAAGGCAAGCGCGGGGTTCCGCGCATTCGGCCTCCCTTCCCTGCTGTCGTCGGACTTTGGGGCGGACCTACGGTCATTAATAATGCCGAGACGCTCGCTTCGGTTCCGCACATCCTCCTGATGGGCGGCCAGAAGTATGCCGAAATTGGCACGCCAAAGAACGGCGGCACGCGGTTGTTCTGCCTGAGCGGCAACGTCGAGAAGCCCGGCGTATATGAGCTCCCGATGGGCTACAACCTGAAGAAGATGATTTATGAGGTCGCCGGGGGGATTTGGAAGGGCCGCAATCTGAAGGCCGTGGTTCCGGGCGGATCGTCGGTTCCCGTGCTGTTGGCGAACGAGATCGACGTTGCGGCCGATTTTGATTCAATGATGAAGGCCGGAACCATGCTTGGTTCTGGTGGCGTCATCGTCATCGACGATCACACCTGCATGGTGAAATTCGCGTTGCGGACCATCAAGTTCTACCAGCACGAAAGCTGCGGATGGTGCATTCCCTGCCGCGAGGGTACCGACTGGCTGAAGAAGACGTTGATTCGGTTCCATGCGGGGGGCGGTATTAAGAAGGATATCGACAACATGGCATATCTCGCCGAGAACATGCTTGGGCGGACGTTCTGTCCGCTGGGCGACGCGGCGGCGATGCCGATTATCGGATTCGTTAAGAAGTTCCGCGAAGAGTTTGAGGCGCACCTGGAAGGCCGGCCCTGTCCCTATGAGGATCACGGCTCGGACGGCGAGATTCCGGTGCTGGCCCAATTGCCGGTTCTGACCAGGTAA
- a CDS encoding NADH-quinone oxidoreductase subunit J, translating into MLHLILFLIFAAFCAGGALNMLIQRHPINSALSLIVVMVSLAMLYLLLGAEFVAAIQVIVYAGAIMVLFVFVIMLLNAGEEEHTKGSRVALMFGFPALLVAAGVVAYTLALRSGKLPRLAIGQVHGTAEAISDLLFTKFLLPFEVTSVLILIAIMGAVLLARKGGTE; encoded by the coding sequence ATGTTGCACCTGATACTGTTTCTGATCTTCGCGGCGTTCTGTGCCGGTGGCGCGCTGAACATGCTGATACAGCGCCACCCGATCAACAGCGCCCTGTCACTGATCGTCGTGATGGTTTCCCTGGCGATGCTCTACCTGCTGCTGGGCGCTGAATTCGTTGCGGCCATCCAGGTTATCGTTTACGCCGGCGCCATCATGGTGTTGTTCGTCTTCGTCATTATGTTGCTGAATGCAGGCGAGGAAGAGCACACGAAGGGCTCGCGCGTCGCGCTTATGTTTGGCTTCCCTGCCCTGCTGGTCGCCGCGGGCGTCGTGGCGTACACACTGGCACTGCGCAGCGGAAAGCTCCCACGGCTCGCTATCGGGCAGGTGCACGGCACCGCAGAAGCAATAAGCGACCTGCTCTTCACGAAATTCCTGCTGCCGTTTGAAGTCACCTCGGTACTGATACTGATCGCGATTATGGGTGCGGTTCTGCTGGCGAGGAAGGGAGGAACCGAATAA
- a CDS encoding DinB family protein — MSTSPTLTDEKGVLRARLEENGEKWLASIRDVSEEQAQFSPGEGQWNILQVAEHVAVAERQMLAMWKKVMQPGTSPREKDQTIIAAQGDRNQKREAPERSLPIGRFLRLRDAEGEFELNRQNSISALLVAEGLRDKVVEHPLAGLVDGYQLFLVMAMHPLRHVYQVEEIKAAPGFPAAK, encoded by the coding sequence GTGTCTACGAGCCCAACATTGACGGATGAGAAAGGCGTGCTTCGCGCGCGACTGGAAGAGAACGGCGAAAAATGGCTGGCTTCGATTCGCGACGTGAGCGAAGAGCAGGCGCAGTTCTCTCCCGGCGAGGGGCAGTGGAACATCCTGCAGGTAGCCGAACATGTCGCGGTCGCAGAACGTCAGATGCTGGCGATGTGGAAGAAGGTAATGCAGCCGGGAACCTCTCCACGCGAAAAGGATCAGACGATTATCGCCGCTCAGGGCGACCGCAACCAGAAGAGGGAGGCGCCGGAACGATCGTTGCCGATCGGACGATTTTTGCGACTGCGCGACGCCGAAGGGGAGTTTGAGTTGAATCGGCAGAACAGCATCTCGGCGCTGCTCGTTGCCGAAGGATTGCGCGACAAGGTTGTTGAGCATCCGCTGGCTGGGCTCGTGGACGGATACCAGTTGTTCCTGGTGATGGCAATGCATCCGCTGCGCCATGTGTACCAGGTGGAAGAGATCAAGGCCGCTCCGGGATTTCCGGCGGCGAAGTAA